A genomic stretch from Thermoprotei archaeon includes:
- a CDS encoding ribosome assembly factor SBDS, protein MSKHEPSIARLYIKGERFEILVNPDLAIDYRSGKPISLDNVLITETIYKDAKKGERASSSTLQKIFGTTDSRVIADIILKRGEVPLTAEQKNKLIEEKRKQIISFISRNCIDPRTNAPIPPTRVEIALNEVRFHIDPFKDPEQQAMDVLKALKSIIPIKIAKALLGIKIPAIHASKAYNQLSKLGTVIKSSWQNDGSWIGEIEIPAGMQDSFIAKFNELTKGSGEIKILRVE, encoded by the coding sequence ATGTCCAAGCATGAGCCATCGATTGCCAGACTATATATAAAAGGTGAAAGGTTTGAAATTTTAGTAAATCCAGACTTAGCAATAGATTATAGATCAGGTAAACCTATCAGTCTCGATAATGTTCTCATAACCGAGACAATCTATAAAGACGCAAAAAAAGGTGAGAGAGCATCGTCCTCTACACTACAAAAAATTTTCGGCACCACAGATTCTAGGGTTATTGCTGATATCATATTAAAAAGAGGAGAAGTACCTCTTACAGCAGAACAGAAAAATAAACTAATAGAAGAGAAACGGAAACAAATTATTAGCTTTATTTCAAGAAATTGCATAGACCCCCGCACAAACGCGCCCATTCCACCAACTAGAGTCGAAATAGCATTAAACGAAGTTAGGTTTCACATAGATCCTTTTAAAGACCCAGAACAACAAGCTATGGATGTATTAAAGGCTTTAAAGAGCATCATTCCTATAAAAATAGCTAAAGCATTATTAGGTATTAAAATACCAGCAATACATGCTAGTAAAGCATACAATCAACTTTCCAAACTTGGAACAGTAATAAAGTCATCATGGCAAAACGATGGTTCATGGATTGGAGAGATAGAAATTCCTGCGGGAATGCAGGACTCTTTTATCGCTAAATTCAATGAGTTAACAAAAGGTTCAGGAGAAATTAAGATTTTAAGAGTTGAATAG
- a CDS encoding site-2 protease family protein — protein sequence MSENIVNEVKNRFNVESVYVENNVLRFSISPTPNLDKQFKELVEALRKINYIAILKSDAKSLRIDIAPYVWPSSSLWKRDLIITLISLGATLSTIFYAGLLLSKYERSTALLYTFAMILIIGLHEMGHFIAGRAMGVKVSTPIFIPGLPQIGGTFGAVIRLREPIIDSKSLLIVGFSGPLVSFILSTIIAYIGLSWSQLAPSQQVQGVFLPSSLLLYALGYLIFGSVPQNYIIVLHPVAFAGYIGLLITALNLTPIGQLDGGHVFRAFLTRRSFRIVSLVFIFLLLIIGYWGMAIIALFIMENPGALNDVSKPHGIELLILVFAVIIWVLSIAIMI from the coding sequence GTGAGTGAAAATATAGTCAATGAGGTGAAAAATCGCTTCAACGTGGAGTCTGTATATGTAGAGAATAATGTATTACGTTTTAGCATATCACCAACACCTAATCTTGACAAACAATTTAAAGAATTAGTTGAGGCATTAAGAAAAATTAATTATATAGCTATTCTTAAAAGTGATGCTAAAAGTTTAAGAATAGATATCGCTCCATATGTATGGCCAAGCAGTAGTTTATGGAAACGTGATTTAATTATAACATTAATCTCACTAGGAGCTACACTATCAACAATATTTTATGCGGGATTATTGTTAAGTAAGTATGAAAGATCAACAGCGCTTCTTTATACCTTTGCTATGATACTCATAATTGGGCTTCATGAGATGGGACATTTTATAGCTGGAAGAGCTATGGGTGTTAAAGTTTCGACACCGATATTCATACCTGGTTTGCCTCAAATTGGAGGAACTTTTGGAGCTGTTATAAGATTACGTGAGCCGATTATTGATTCGAAATCACTTTTAATAGTTGGTTTTAGTGGACCATTAGTCAGTTTCATCCTCTCAACAATAATAGCATATATAGGTCTTTCGTGGTCACAGCTTGCACCTTCACAACAAGTTCAAGGAGTCTTTCTTCCTTCATCACTCCTTCTATACGCTCTAGGTTATCTAATATTCGGCTCAGTACCACAGAACTACATCATAGTATTGCATCCAGTCGCTTTTGCAGGTTATATCGGCCTTTTAATAACAGCTCTAAACCTTACTCCCATAGGACAACTTGATGGTGGGCATGTTTTCAGAGCATTCCTCACTAGGCGCTCGTTCAGAATTGTTTCGTTAGTTTTCATTTTCTTATTACTAATAATTGGATATTGGGGAATGGCAATCATTGCACTTTTTATAATGGAAAATCCTGGTGCACTAAATGATGTGAGTAAGCCACATGGTATAGAATTATTAATACTAGTGTTTGCAGTAATAATATGGGTTTTATCTATTGCTATAATGATCTAA
- a CDS encoding TATA-box-binding protein, which translates to MFRLNLPERKKGYHYKIENVVASVSLNQIIDLNAVAKSMSDEVDYKPEQFPGLVFRLKRPRTATLIFSSGKMVCTGAKSEKEVYRAVEIIIKKLKSKGVQLLSEPRIQIQNVVASASLNAEVNLEKAAFLLENSMYEPEQFPGLIYRMDSPRVVLLIFSSGNMVCTGAKHEEDVKIAVERVYNQLKELGVLLET; encoded by the coding sequence ATGTTTAGATTAAATTTGCCGGAAAGAAAAAAAGGTTATCATTATAAAATAGAAAATGTGGTAGCGTCTGTGTCATTAAATCAAATAATAGATTTAAATGCTGTTGCAAAATCAATGAGTGATGAAGTTGATTATAAACCTGAACAATTTCCAGGATTAGTGTTTAGATTAAAAAGGCCGAGGACTGCTACATTGATTTTTAGTTCTGGAAAAATGGTATGTACTGGTGCAAAATCTGAAAAAGAGGTATATAGGGCAGTTGAGATTATAATAAAAAAACTTAAATCAAAAGGTGTTCAATTGCTTTCTGAACCACGAATACAAATACAAAATGTTGTGGCTTCTGCGAGTCTTAATGCCGAAGTAAATTTAGAAAAGGCAGCATTCTTACTGGAGAATTCTATGTATGAACCTGAACAATTTCCAGGACTCATTTATAGAATGGATTCACCAAGAGTTGTTCTCCTAATCTTTAGCTCCGGGAATATGGTATGTACAGGCGCAAAACATGAAGAAGATGTAAAAATAGCTGTAGAAAGAGTCTATAATCAACTTAAAGAGCTAGGAGTATTGTTAGAGACATAA
- the psmA gene encoding archaeal proteasome endopeptidase complex subunit alpha: MFSPPSMGYDRAITIFSPDGRLYQVEYAIEAVRRGYTTLGIRCVDGILLMAERRKIALLIDESTIEKIWKIDDNIGIAYAGLAPDARVLMEEARTAAQIHRILYDEPIPIEELTMRISNIKQFYTLHAGARPFGVAFLIGSVDEKRPVLMSTDPGGAYAGYYAHALGAGSQTVLEVLEKEWYSQITLQEGLKLGLKAMSKVIEGELTPQKLEIAAIDVETGLFHKFTYDEVSKIIEEFKGIKS, translated from the coding sequence GTGTTTTCGCCTCCGAGTATGGGATATGATAGGGCGATCACAATATTTTCGCCCGATGGTAGATTATATCAGGTTGAGTATGCAATAGAAGCTGTAAGAAGAGGTTACACAACATTAGGAATCAGATGCGTAGATGGTATCTTATTAATGGCTGAGAGAAGAAAAATTGCTTTACTAATAGATGAGAGTACGATAGAAAAAATTTGGAAAATTGATGATAATATTGGAATTGCTTATGCAGGATTAGCGCCCGATGCAAGAGTTTTAATGGAGGAGGCAAGAACTGCAGCTCAAATTCATAGAATACTTTATGATGAACCAATACCAATAGAAGAATTAACCATGAGAATTAGTAACATCAAACAGTTCTACACACTTCACGCAGGTGCTAGACCATTCGGTGTTGCATTTTTAATAGGCAGTGTGGATGAAAAAAGACCTGTATTAATGTCAACTGATCCTGGAGGTGCTTATGCAGGTTACTACGCGCATGCACTCGGCGCAGGTAGCCAAACAGTTCTAGAAGTATTAGAGAAAGAATGGTATTCACAAATAACTTTACAAGAAGGATTAAAACTGGGACTTAAGGCAATGTCTAAAGTTATAGAAGGTGAACTTACTCCTCAAAAACTAGAGATAGCTGCTATAGACGTTGAAACAGGTTTATTCCATAAATTTACATACGATGAAGTATCTAAAATAATCGAAGAATTTAAAGGCATAAAATCCTAA
- the radA gene encoding DNA repair and recombination protein RadA, whose translation MDKEPALDEVEGIGPITLKKLSAAGITTVKELAFMPPRLIAEIAEIPESRALQISLNARKLIERFFITANEIKAIEKKKPLLTTGVTSLDNILLGGIEGGTIIELAGEYGSGKTQLCHQLAVTVQFPIGKGGLDGSALYIDTENTFSYLRVENIARRFNLDPDKVLEKIIVAKAFNTEHQIYIVQEARSKVKEYNIKLIIVDSIINHFRSEYTGRETLALRQQKLNSHMHDLMRLAEIFMIPVIITNQIVSSPDTFIQSKHPAGGNVIAHISSIRIMLEKQRNNVRIAHIIDSPKHPLSSASFIITEQGVEDTINVQPNKNEDNQKR comes from the coding sequence GTGGATAAGGAACCTGCATTAGATGAAGTTGAAGGCATTGGGCCTATCACATTGAAAAAATTATCAGCAGCAGGTATAACTACTGTGAAAGAACTTGCTTTCATGCCTCCAAGATTAATAGCTGAAATAGCTGAGATACCCGAAAGCAGAGCATTACAAATCTCTTTAAATGCAAGAAAATTAATAGAGAGATTCTTTATAACAGCTAACGAAATAAAAGCTATAGAAAAGAAAAAACCATTACTGACAACTGGTGTCACGAGCCTTGATAATATACTCCTTGGCGGCATTGAGGGAGGAACAATAATCGAACTCGCTGGCGAATATGGTTCTGGAAAAACTCAACTATGTCATCAATTAGCAGTCACAGTCCAATTTCCTATTGGAAAAGGAGGCTTAGACGGATCAGCCCTTTATATAGATACCGAAAATACGTTTAGTTATTTAAGGGTCGAAAATATTGCTAGAAGGTTCAACCTCGACCCTGATAAAGTGTTAGAAAAAATAATTGTTGCTAAAGCATTTAACACCGAACATCAAATCTACATTGTTCAAGAGGCACGATCAAAAGTTAAAGAATATAACATAAAACTTATTATTGTAGATTCAATAATAAATCATTTTAGAAGTGAATATACAGGAAGAGAAACACTGGCATTGAGACAACAAAAACTAAACTCACATATGCATGATCTAATGCGGTTAGCAGAAATCTTTATGATACCAGTCATAATTACTAATCAAATAGTATCTTCACCAGACACGTTCATACAAAGTAAACATCCAGCAGGTGGTAACGTGATAGCTCACATATCATCAATAAGGATTATGCTAGAAAAACAACGTAATAACGTAAGAATCGCACACATAATAGATTCACCAAAACACCCGCTCTCATCAGCCAGCTTTATAATAACTGAACAAGGAGTAGAAGACACAATAAATGTTCAACCCAACAAGAACGAAGACAATCAAAAAAGATAA
- the rrp4 gene encoding exosome complex RNA-binding protein Rrp4 produces MTVQVKRPIVVPGMMIAEGKYNPGEYVINEDNKFHSTIIGLLEITEKNIDVIPLKSIYIPKVGDKVIGIITNYHLLSWSVDINSPYEAILMAAGALAKPLEKPGPDLGKFLNIGDAIVAVVQKFDRLSSPQLTLKEPECGKVVRGTIVELTPSKVPRLIGKKGSLINLIKKELDVKIVVGQNGRILIIGDDFKREKMATEIVHRVENEAHVPGLTDRITKMIEEWKKHA; encoded by the coding sequence ATGACAGTTCAAGTCAAAAGACCCATAGTTGTGCCTGGCATGATGATAGCCGAAGGAAAATATAATCCAGGAGAGTATGTAATAAATGAGGATAATAAGTTCCACTCAACGATCATTGGCCTTCTTGAAATAACAGAAAAAAACATTGATGTAATACCTTTAAAAAGCATATACATTCCCAAAGTCGGTGATAAAGTAATTGGTATAATTACAAACTATCATCTACTTTCATGGAGTGTAGACATCAACTCCCCCTACGAAGCAATATTAATGGCGGCTGGGGCTCTTGCAAAACCCCTTGAAAAACCAGGTCCTGATCTAGGAAAATTTCTTAATATAGGAGACGCCATAGTAGCTGTTGTTCAGAAATTTGATCGTTTATCAAGCCCACAACTTACATTAAAAGAACCTGAATGTGGAAAAGTTGTGAGAGGTACCATAGTTGAACTCACACCCTCTAAAGTTCCTCGTCTTATAGGTAAGAAAGGTTCTCTTATTAATCTTATTAAAAAAGAGTTAGATGTGAAAATTGTTGTAGGTCAAAATGGAAGGATTTTAATTATTGGTGATGATTTTAAACGTGAAAAAATGGCCACAGAAATTGTGCACAGAGTTGAGAACGAAGCTCATGTTCCTGGTCTCACGGAT
- the prs gene encoding ribose-phosphate diphosphokinase, with protein sequence MTIVIGLSGGEHLYQKIADLLNINGIKAETKFFPDGELYLRLPVNNLTEEDVLIVQSLYNQPNNKLIEYIFAASTAKDLGARRVIGIIPYLSYARQDRRFKPGEAISLKIVANMIHNSGTDRLIVVDMHLHRVRGSELESIFKIPVSNVTVMPLFGDLFKDVVKNGIVIGPDDEAIEFAKAAAIKYNGKYTSFSKTRLGDREVSIIADKTIEFSNKDVLIVDDIISTGGTIITAVKLLRELNVKNIYVAATHALLVEGALDKLKSLQLKDLVSSNTVPSPITKVDATSVIVEELKKII encoded by the coding sequence ATGACAATCGTCATAGGATTAAGTGGTGGAGAACATCTTTACCAAAAAATTGCTGACCTACTCAATATCAATGGCATTAAGGCAGAAACAAAGTTCTTTCCTGACGGAGAATTATACCTTAGATTACCTGTAAATAATCTCACTGAAGAAGACGTCCTAATTGTTCAATCACTATACAATCAACCGAACAACAAACTTATAGAATACATCTTTGCTGCAAGTACAGCCAAAGACCTTGGAGCCCGCAGAGTTATTGGCATAATTCCATATCTTTCTTATGCGCGGCAAGATCGTCGTTTCAAACCAGGTGAGGCGATAAGCCTTAAAATTGTTGCAAACATGATACATAATTCCGGTACTGATCGGTTGATCGTTGTTGACATGCATTTACACAGGGTCAGAGGCTCTGAGTTAGAGAGTATATTTAAAATACCAGTAAGTAATGTTACTGTAATGCCTCTCTTTGGGGATTTATTTAAAGATGTGGTTAAGAATGGTATTGTGATCGGCCCTGATGATGAAGCCATCGAATTTGCTAAAGCAGCTGCGATTAAATATAATGGTAAATATACTAGTTTTTCAAAAACACGGTTAGGTGATCGTGAAGTAAGTATTATAGCTGATAAAACAATTGAGTTCAGCAACAAAGATGTACTGATTGTAGATGACATAATCAGTACCGGTGGAACAATAATCACCGCAGTAAAATTATTAAGAGAACTTAACGTTAAAAATATTTACGTTGCGGCAACGCACGCATTATTGGTAGAAGGTGCATTAGATAAACTCAAAAGCCTTCAACTAAAAGACCTCGTATCATCAAACACTGTTCCAAGCCCTATTACTAAAGTTGATGCAACCTCAGTAATAGTCGAAGAACTTAAGAAAATAATCTGA
- a CDS encoding signal peptidase I — protein MDCVRSENRSYLQINKNTIIKNLIILVIVLIIAFSFKEILGFILHTSVPIAVVESGSMSPTLEKGDLIISVGVNTSNLKVGDIILFKSPLNPNIIIVHRIIEIDNTGNTILIKTKGDNNPIADPWIVNGNQVLGKVILRIPYLGWPSIISNKISWFLPLILLAIVLAIIFWPENRKD, from the coding sequence ATGGACTGCGTGAGGAGCGAAAATCGATCATATCTACAAATAAACAAAAATACCATAATAAAAAATCTCATCATTCTTGTGATTGTATTAATAATAGCTTTCAGTTTTAAAGAAATACTAGGATTTATACTGCATACAAGCGTGCCTATAGCAGTTGTTGAAAGCGGAAGTATGAGCCCAACATTAGAAAAGGGTGATCTCATAATATCAGTTGGTGTTAACACATCTAATTTAAAAGTAGGAGATATAATACTTTTTAAAAGTCCATTAAATCCTAATATTATAATTGTCCATAGAATTATAGAAATAGACAACACCGGTAACACAATATTAATCAAAACAAAAGGTGATAATAATCCTATAGCAGACCCATGGATAGTTAATGGAAATCAAGTATTAGGTAAGGTGATACTTAGAATACCTTATTTAGGATGGCCTTCCATAATTTCAAATAAAATCTCATGGTTTTTACCACTCATATTATTAGCTATCGTATTAGCGATAATATTTTGGCCAGAAAATCGCAAAGACTAA
- a CDS encoding Rpp14/Pop5 family protein — MKKRFRVRYIAIHIHENINKDAFETILIDTLKHLYGEIGLGTIWLKIIEYYEKLNIAIIRVDHKHVNHVRLAISLFSYPENKIQAHVIKVSGTIKTFHKSLKLK; from the coding sequence ATGAAAAAAAGATTTAGAGTAAGGTACATTGCAATCCATATCCATGAGAACATAAACAAGGATGCTTTCGAAACAATACTCATAGACACATTAAAACATCTGTATGGTGAAATAGGATTGGGAACTATTTGGTTAAAAATAATAGAATATTATGAAAAATTGAACATTGCAATAATAAGAGTAGACCATAAGCATGTAAATCATGTTAGATTGGCTATCTCATTATTCTCTTATCCAGAAAATAAAATTCAAGCACATGTGATAAAAGTTTCAGGAACAATTAAAACATTTCATAAATCGTTAAAACTGAAGTAA
- a CDS encoding RNase P subunit p30 family protein, whose amino-acid sequence MRIFVDFNIRPTDYSKDSLLAFIDMALHLKYRVLVVEALSSTEAELIKSLNNKRVKLYVRHTVTAHTSNEFKSISRKIKWADLIVAECSSQETARIATKIRNVDAILIPLDKISIVNERQINAMKMKERSLEIRFADIIHAQKLHNMIGLMTKNLINVVPKIPVIVSSGARNPSEMRSPKDMAAILSVIGIDQDRSLDTVSKNPYLLLRRFL is encoded by the coding sequence ATGAGAATTTTCGTAGACTTTAATATAAGACCAACTGATTATTCTAAAGATTCTCTGCTAGCATTCATTGACATGGCATTGCATTTGAAATATAGAGTACTTGTAGTTGAGGCGCTTTCAAGTACAGAAGCTGAATTAATCAAAAGCCTTAATAATAAAAGAGTAAAATTATACGTGCGACATACGGTAACTGCGCACACATCTAATGAATTTAAAAGTATTTCACGTAAAATAAAATGGGCTGATTTAATAGTAGCTGAGTGTTCTTCTCAGGAGACTGCTAGGATAGCTACTAAAATAAGAAATGTTGATGCGATTTTAATACCGCTTGATAAAATATCAATAGTAAATGAAAGGCAAATCAACGCTATGAAAATGAAGGAAAGATCCTTGGAAATACGATTTGCCGATATCATTCATGCGCAAAAATTGCATAATATGATCGGATTAATGACAAAAAATTTAATAAATGTAGTGCCAAAAATTCCAGTTATTGTGAGTTCAGGAGCTAGAAATCCGTCTGAGATGCGTAGTCCAAAAGATATGGCCGCTATACTATCAGTAATTGGTATAGATCAAGATAGATCACTGGACACAGTTTCTAAAAATCCGTATTTACTTTTGAGGAGATTTTTATGA
- a CDS encoding glycosyltransferase: protein MSLLVDAYIAYKGFTFLTWLWIIIFTLFTLLSVRVFINIIASLRSSSKNRSAHNDDRYLPYVSIILPIYNESNVIDRLLNACTSIDYPNYEVVIADDSTDEEIIKKIKQWKKHTKVKIVHRNSRKGFKAGAINNALKYIHPLSQYVLIFDADYVPPSDIIKRMLEHFNDESVAAVQGYTKHILNEDKNFITRSVRMMFTYYCMIEIPGRKRIGGFAPLMGSVLMIRREILERVGGFNDKSLTEDWDIASVIRMTGHKIVFDESIQVPAECPNSFKSLIRQQIRWAEGITRDTKKRLISVLKNKNINIISKIDFIISGFYGLQGVLGILSYLISFGKTFMNISILLNLGPLGYYFLYVAPNIYPLSLIIGTIVGLYKEHELSKIPWILDLIVVMAALTPFMAYGTLRGLLLNSGLWLRTPKTGEITEGDLAGEEEPKEREPKAPIYVRPILQWVLSY from the coding sequence ATGTCTCTATTGGTTGATGCGTATATAGCATATAAGGGATTCACATTTTTAACTTGGCTATGGATAATTATATTTACATTATTTACATTACTTTCTGTTAGAGTATTCATAAATATTATTGCTTCTTTACGATCTTCATCAAAAAATAGATCAGCGCATAATGATGATAGATATCTGCCGTATGTTTCTATTATTCTTCCTATATACAATGAATCTAACGTTATCGATAGATTGTTGAATGCTTGCACGTCCATAGATTATCCTAATTATGAGGTAGTGATAGCTGATGACTCTACAGATGAAGAGATTATAAAGAAAATAAAGCAATGGAAAAAACATACCAAAGTAAAGATTGTTCACCGTAATTCACGCAAAGGTTTTAAAGCAGGGGCGATTAATAATGCCCTTAAATATATTCATCCTTTGTCACAATATGTCTTGATATTTGATGCTGATTATGTGCCTCCATCCGATATAATTAAAAGAATGCTAGAACATTTTAACGATGAAAGTGTAGCAGCTGTCCAAGGTTATACAAAGCATATTCTTAATGAGGATAAGAATTTCATCACAAGAAGTGTTAGAATGATGTTCACGTACTATTGCATGATAGAAATACCTGGAAGAAAGAGAATTGGAGGTTTCGCGCCTTTAATGGGTAGTGTTCTTATGATCCGTCGTGAAATATTAGAAAGAGTTGGAGGTTTTAACGATAAATCATTAACAGAAGATTGGGACATTGCAAGTGTTATCAGAATGACGGGCCATAAAATAGTTTTTGATGAGAGTATACAAGTTCCTGCAGAGTGCCCTAACAGTTTCAAGAGTTTAATTCGTCAACAAATTAGGTGGGCTGAGGGCATAACACGTGATACAAAAAAACGATTAATATCAGTACTTAAAAATAAAAACATTAACATAATATCAAAAATCGACTTTATAATAAGCGGATTTTACGGTCTACAAGGTGTATTAGGTATTCTCTCGTATTTAATTAGTTTTGGGAAAACTTTCATGAATATAAGTATTCTTCTTAATCTTGGGCCTCTAGGGTATTATTTTCTTTATGTAGCTCCAAACATCTATCCATTATCATTAATAATAGGAACTATCGTAGGATTATATAAAGAGCATGAATTATCGAAAATTCCATGGATTTTAGATTTAATCGTTGTAATGGCAGCATTAACACCTTTTATGGCATATGGAACATTGCGAGGCTTACTATTAAACAGCGGATTATGGTTACGAACACCGAAAACAGGTGAGATCACTGAAGGAGATCTTGCAGGAGAAGAAGAGCCAAAAGAAAGAGAGCCAAAAGCGCCAATCTATGTAAGACCAATACTTCAATGGGTATTATCATATTAA
- a CDS encoding winged helix-turn-helix domain-containing protein, giving the protein MSDAQKLLEVLGEESRYKIIKLLLTSVEGLTVADIANRLNKDKRTIDKHLKLLLDTGLVERTLKISDTYVYRATQKAAMLIELAEELARTQPTASSMNKSFKEQSLPIIKKQSRMISIVMPIIPSLIFLLIGILIGYGSIFGLVPQGYEGVKLLGMLFFILLSVITYIIMRRWTA; this is encoded by the coding sequence GTGTCTGATGCTCAAAAATTATTAGAAGTATTAGGTGAAGAGAGTAGATACAAAATTATAAAACTATTATTAACATCAGTCGAAGGACTAACAGTGGCCGATATTGCTAATAGACTTAATAAGGATAAGAGAACAATTGATAAACATCTTAAGCTACTTTTAGATACAGGTCTTGTAGAAAGAACCTTAAAAATTAGCGACACATACGTGTATAGGGCTACTCAAAAAGCCGCAATGCTAATTGAGCTAGCTGAAGAATTAGCCAGAACACAACCCACAGCATCGAGTATGAATAAGAGCTTTAAGGAACAATCTTTACCAATAATTAAAAAACAATCGCGTATGATCAGTATCGTTATGCCAATAATACCAAGCTTAATATTTCTTTTAATAGGAATACTCATAGGATACGGTAGTATTTTTGGTCTTGTACCACAAGGATATGAGGGGGTTAAACTTTTAGGTATGTTATTTTTTATCCTGTTGTCAGTGATAACGTATATAATAATGAGGAGATGGACTGCGTGA
- the trxB gene encoding thioredoxin-disulfide reductase produces the protein MSEKEKVSFEVIAFGEKIEEKPTEPFDVIIVGGGPAGLTAGIYAARAGLKTTIFEGSAVGGIVAISPPIEDYPGFKYIEGPELAKLFWEHAEEYVKVRVPELVKEIKKDDKFFRIITNKGEYLSKAVILTTGSKRRKLNVPGENKFIGKGVSYCAVCDAQFFIGKNVIVVGGGDGAVDDALYLHKVGVNVTLVHRRDQLRASKIYQDKLFKSGIKVIWNTVVKEIKGSRVVESVVLENVKDGTITVMPVNGVFVSIGQEPDNYLARQLGCEVTPEGFIVVDRFQRTTVPFVYAAGDITGGFQQIVVAAGEGAKAALTAYNDLLKSGLI, from the coding sequence GTGAGTGAGAAAGAGAAAGTTAGTTTTGAAGTTATAGCATTTGGAGAGAAGATCGAAGAAAAACCTACAGAACCATTTGATGTTATTATAGTTGGTGGTGGACCAGCCGGTTTAACAGCTGGCATTTATGCGGCTAGGGCTGGTTTAAAAACAACAATATTTGAAGGCAGTGCAGTCGGAGGTATTGTTGCAATCTCACCACCAATAGAAGATTATCCAGGGTTCAAATATATTGAAGGACCAGAGCTTGCTAAACTCTTTTGGGAACACGCAGAAGAATATGTAAAAGTACGTGTTCCAGAATTAGTAAAGGAGATAAAAAAGGATGATAAATTTTTCAGGATAATCACTAATAAGGGCGAATATCTGTCAAAAGCTGTCATACTTACTACAGGTTCTAAAAGAAGAAAACTAAACGTACCTGGTGAAAATAAATTCATAGGAAAGGGTGTATCTTATTGTGCAGTTTGCGATGCACAATTCTTCATAGGCAAAAACGTTATAGTCGTAGGCGGTGGTGATGGAGCTGTCGATGATGCATTATATCTTCATAAAGTAGGTGTGAATGTAACATTAGTACACAGACGTGACCAGCTCAGAGCTAGTAAAATATATCAGGACAAACTATTCAAATCAGGAATAAAAGTTATTTGGAATACTGTAGTGAAGGAGATCAAGGGTTCTAGAGTTGTAGAGAGTGTTGTTCTAGAGAACGTTAAAGATGGGACAATCACCGTTATGCCAGTAAATGGTGTATTTGTATCAATCGGTCAAGAACCGGATAACTACCTTGCACGGCAGCTAGGTTGCGAAGTAACACCAGAAGGTTTCATAGTGGTAGATAGATTTCAACGCACCACAGTTCCTTTTGTCTATGCAGCAGGAGATATAACAGGAGGTTTTCAACAAATTGTTGTTGCAGCTGGAGAGGGTGCCAAAGCTGCTTTAACTGCATACAATGACTTACTCAAGAGTGGTCTAATATAA
- a CDS encoding RNA-binding domain-containing protein yields the protein MRSTNIRLLYAEISTFAHATEDENKVKRALMSLIPEKYWQIVEVQREKLSGHWGNDIIHLWIELKGQSQVADLIKWLVSKISDLDKALISSQLQLFLDQEYHIHMRFNKQKAYKSILVLDDEGDDIIRVKIGVAGLKKLSDARNVYKELELIR from the coding sequence ATGCGATCTACCAATATAAGATTACTTTATGCAGAAATTAGTACGTTCGCACATGCAACTGAAGATGAGAATAAGGTTAAGAGAGCGTTAATGAGTTTGATTCCTGAAAAATATTGGCAGATTGTTGAGGTTCAACGTGAGAAACTAAGTGGCCATTGGGGTAATGATATTATACATCTTTGGATTGAGTTAAAAGGTCAAAGCCAAGTGGCGGATTTAATTAAATGGTTAGTGTCTAAAATAAGTGACCTTGATAAAGCTCTCATAAGTTCTCAACTACAATTATTTTTAGATCAAGAATACCATATTCATATGCGTTTTAATAAACAAAAAGCTTACAAGTCAATTTTAGTGTTAGATGATGAAGGAGATGATATAATTCGAGTAAAAATTGGTGTTGCTGGGTTAAAAAAATTATCAGATGCTAGAAATGTTTATAAAGAATTGGAGCTAATTAGGTGA